In Parasteatoda tepidariorum isolate YZ-2023 chromosome 2, CAS_Ptep_4.0, whole genome shotgun sequence, one DNA window encodes the following:
- the LOC107452555 gene encoding zinc finger protein 91-like, producing the protein MACVVCHKIYSPNDDKQVDSDEKPHRCTTCGLTFTFKIQLKRHIILHADGAPYTCKYCAKENENKGKTYNLRLGSKSEYTCEVCQKSFSNKRMLLRHSIQHTYDDGYEDGFEEKIKITIKKRVTSHNSRNLSKKNSAREPVKLSLKRHWSSKSKTLTCDTCNKAFAYQACLDKHIKMGKCSTLSSSKPSPKHLSDDTIEEEGDKNLSNSGDSENKINDNSEKTDVKKHTCSICGKTFARKSTLDGHELSHILNKETSEDEENHFSDSEVSDEEVPEPKKPRISTFRFQKSYTCDKCNFVCFSKQTLNKHMTNHKEMVSQSSEVDEDLQNRKENFDSSTRENPSNNLESFKKASDISFKCEKCDKKFKNENKLLKHSCFKKDSTKIKEIRKNLVCEMCNENFTSRKDLKHHLLSHVDGNTDDSSLDKKDSFMKHRAKRSKNFACDICGRRFAGEICLRKHQLKHEEDAVSSETGTTSTTRGKKVKPVKELVCEYCNEEFTGKRSAYIKHIHAHTPEVCGICDERFIDRQSLREHCKIHVGTEEGRMFMQCSQKALDAKNGLLAPEPKVEYIYLVLR; encoded by the coding sequence ATGGCTTGCGTAGtatgtcataaaatttattcaccCAATGATGATAAACAAGTTGATAGTGATGAAAAACCTCATCGGTGCACTACCTGCGGcttaacttttacttttaaaattcagctTAAACGCCACATAATTCTCCACGCCGATGGTGCTCCCTATACCTGTAAATACTGTGCGAAAGAAAATGAGAATAAGggaaaaacttataatttaagatTAGGAAGTAAAAGCGAATATACTTGTGAAGTGTGCCAGAAAAGTTTTTCTAATAAACGAATGTTATTAAGGCATTCAATTCAACATACCTACGATGATGGTTATGAGGATGGttttgaagagaaaattaaaattactataaagaAACGGGTTACATCTCATAATTCAAGAAATCTGTCCAAGAAAAACTCTGCAAGAGAACCTGTCAAGTTATCATTAAAAAGGCATTGGTCATCTAAATCTAAAACATTGACTTGTGATACATGCAATAAGGCTTTTGCTTATCAAGCATGCTTAGATAAGCACATCAAAATGGGAAAGTGTTCTACGTTATCGTCTTCTAAACCGAGTCCTAAGCATCTTAGTGATGATACCATTGAAGAAGAAGGTGATAAAAATCTTAGCAATTCTGGggattcagaaaataaaatcaatgacaATTCTGAGAAAACTGATGTAAAAAAGCATACGTGCAGTATTTGTGGAAAGACTTTTGCCCGTAAAAGTACTCTCGATGGGCATgaattatcacatattttaaataaagaaactagTGAAGATGAAGAAAATCATTTCTCTGACAGTGAAGTAAGTGATGAAGAAGTTCCTGAACCAAAAAAGCCACGAATATCCACATTTAGGTTTCAAAAATCTTACACATGTGACAAGTGTAATTTTGTGTGTTTTTCTAAACAGACATTGAATAAGCATATGACTAATCATAAAGAAATGGTGTCGCAATCTTCTGAAGTAGATGAGGATttacaaaatagaaaagaaaattttgactCTTCAACACGAGAAAACCCATCGAACAATTtggaatcttttaaaaaagctagtgacatttcttttaaatgtgaaaaatgtgataagaaattcaaaaatgaaaacaaacttCTAAAACacagttgttttaaaaaagatagcacaaaaataaaagagattcGAAAAAATCTTGTTTGTGAAAtgtgtaatgaaaattttacttcaagGAAAGACTTAAAACATCATCTTTTAAGCCATGTTGATGGCAATACTGATGATTCGTCATTGGATAAGAAAGACAGTTTTATGAAGCATCGTgcaaaaagaagtaaaaattttgcatgtGACATTTGCGGTAGACGTTTCGCTGGCGAAATCTGCTTGAGAAAACATCAGCTAAAACATGAGGAAGATGCTGTAAGTTCTGAAACAGGAACTACTTCAACTACTCGAGGGAAAAAAGTTAAGCCAGTTAAAGAATTAGTGTGTGAATATTGTAATGAAGAGTTCACAGGCAAAAGATCTGcttatattaaacatattcaTGCTCATACTCCTGAAGTGTGTGGGATTTGTGATGAAAGATTTATTGATCGTCAAAGTCTTAGAGAACATTGTAAAATTCACGTAGGAACGGAAGAAGGAAGGATGTTCATGCAGTGTAGTCAGAAAGCTCTTGATGCTAAAAATGGACTTCTTGCTCCAGAGCCTAAAGTAGAGTATATTTATTTGGTTCTACGTTGA
- the LOC107452569 gene encoding zinc finger protein 271-like produces the protein MQDVKSRKDSTNELFVQKVLSLEHGLFYNDDVEVESSVEEDVLFFENESSLAKENIKLSEKTASNSGKALSFFSDEVVSFKKSEVPVLEKEKSSLKNENVLNLTQIPVGERFSDSNKVSQEVLGNRTEETVKRFTCNQCNKSYARFHNFRKHMENHNTKLKFECDVCKRKFISAEFLKSHLAVHSVTNLEGESYNQDIHSTSNFDRKSRNQGVHSVTNSESKSNDQDSSANSKIQRNFRCKICNNSSIDYYNLCAHVKNHVNIAVLFCCQVCNKSSYQENNKEKIEKENNDNCPCEYKCNTCKIGFIHEDAIYVHHHLVHGVKLFPTMQEMVKSCVSLPKAKKMPKCEICGVTFKRNKDLNIHLAIHNNMQREKKHECSVCGKKVTSKSSLNHHMRIHTGERPWSCQICEFSSTHKSSLKIHMRTHTGEKPYECKICFKTFASKNKLNVHLRVHTREKPYICDFCKKAFWRKSDLNEHFIIHTGERPHVCDVCGKVFKYPFKLKMHYKQHTQDKQYECETCKRRFLTKHQWKEHTYTHTGEKPYVCTFGDCGKAFSRSAILGRHYLIHTGQQPYICEICKRKFNQKTSLTRHYVVHTQEKPYSCEFCDQSFTQKAYLQFHKRQKHGEDMAIK, from the coding sequence atgcAAGATGTTAAATCTAGAAAAGATAGTACGAATGAATTGTTCGTACAAAAGGTTTTAAGTTTAGAACacggattattttataatgatgatGTCGAAGTAGAATCCTCAGTGGAAGAGGATGTATTGTTTTTCGAAAATGAATCGTCTCTggcaaaagaaaacataaaattatctgaaaaaacTGCTTCAAATTCAGGAAAGGCATTATCTTTTTTTAGTGATGAAGttgtatcttttaaaaagagtgaAGTCCcagttttagaaaaagaaaaatcttctctaaagaatgaaaatgttttaaatttgacgCAAATACCAGTTGGGGAAAGGTTTTCAGATTCAAACAAAGTTTCTCAGGAAGTATTAGGAAACAGAACTGAAGAAACTGTAAAAAGGTTTACTTGTAATCAATGTAATAAGAGTTATGCtcgatttcataattttagaaagcaCATGGAAAATCacaatacaaaattgaaatttgaatgtgatgtttgtaaaagaaaattcatttcagCTGAGTTTTTAAAGAGCCATTTAGCAGTTCATTCAGTTACAAATCTTGAAGGTGAATCGTACAATCAAGATATTCATTCCACAtcaaattttgatagaaaatctCGCAATCAAGGTGTTCATTCAGTAACAAATTCTGAAAGTAAATCCAATGATCAAGACTCGTCTGCTAACAGTAAAATTCAAAGGAATTTTCGTtgcaaaatttgcaataattcttctattgattattataatttgtgtGCACATgttaaaaatcatgtaaatatAGCTGTGTTATTTTGTTGCCAAGTTTGTAATAAATCTTCTTATCAAGAGAATAATAAAGAGAAGATAGAAAAGGAGAATAATGACAATTGTCCATGTGAATATAAATGTAACACTTGCAAAATAGGTTTTATTCATGAAGATGCAATATATGTACACCATCATTTAGTACATggtgtaaaattatttccaacGATGCAAGAAATGGTGAAAAGTTGTGTATCACTCCCAAAAGCAAAGAAAATGCCTAAGTGTGAAATATGTGGAGTAACTTTTAAGAGAAACAAAGACCTTAATATTCATCTTGCGATTCATAATAATatgcaaagggaaaaaaaacatgaatgctCAGTTTGTGGTAAAAAAGTTACGTCTAAATCATCTTTAAATCATCATATGCGAATTCATACTGGTGAGAGACCTTGGTCTTGTCAAATATGCGAATTCAGTTCAACTCacaaaagttctttaaaaatacacatgCGTACTCACACAGGAGAGAAACCTTATGagtgtaaaatttgttttaaaacatttgcatctaaaaataaactcaatgtTCACTTACGTGTTCATACAAGAGAAAAGCcttatatttgtgatttttgtaAGAAGGCCTTTTGGAGAAAGTCAGATCTGAATGAGCACTTCATTATTCATACTGGTGAACGTCCGCATGTATGTGATGTTTGCGGGAAAGTGTTCAAAtatccttttaaattaaaaatgcattataaacaaCATACTCAAGATAAGCAGTATGAATGTGAAACATGCAAAAGGAGATTTTTAACGAAACATCAGTGGAAAGAACACACTTACACACATACTGGGGAAAAACCTTATGTGTGCACATTTGGGGACTGTGGAAAAGCATTTAGTCGATCAGCAATATTAGGTAGGCACTATCTAATACATACTGGTCAGCAACCTTATATCTGTGAGATCtgtaaaaggaaatttaatcaGAAGACGTCACTGACTCGTCATTATGTCGTTCATACTCAAGAGAAGCCATATTCTTGTGAATTTTGTGACCAATCTTTTACTCAGAAAGCTTACCTTCAGTTCCATAAACGGCAAAAGCATGGTGAGGATATGGCTATTAAATAG